The proteins below come from a single Burkholderia sp. FERM BP-3421 genomic window:
- a CDS encoding TetR family transcriptional regulator translates to MNQPKIKRDPEGTRRRILLAAADEFASGGLFGARVDQIARRAETNERMLYYYFGSKEQLFTAVLEHAFSALTEAERVLDLDGVAPVEAVTRLAHFVWDYYRDHPELLRLLNNENLHEARYMQKSTRIREMMSPIVAMLGGVLTRGQKAGLFRTDIDPLRFYVTLSGLGYYIVSNRFTLAATLGRDFSTPDERAEMVKLNTEVLLAYLLRR, encoded by the coding sequence ATGAATCAGCCAAAAATCAAAAGAGATCCTGAAGGAACACGGCGTCGCATCCTGCTCGCGGCCGCCGACGAGTTCGCAAGCGGGGGGCTGTTTGGCGCGCGGGTCGACCAGATCGCACGGCGCGCCGAGACCAACGAGCGCATGCTCTATTACTACTTCGGCAGCAAGGAGCAACTGTTCACCGCCGTGCTCGAACATGCGTTTTCCGCGCTGACCGAAGCCGAGCGCGTACTCGATCTCGACGGCGTCGCGCCGGTCGAAGCGGTCACGCGGCTCGCGCATTTCGTGTGGGACTACTACCGCGACCACCCCGAGCTGCTGCGCCTCCTCAACAACGAGAACCTGCACGAGGCGCGCTACATGCAGAAATCCACGCGCATTCGCGAAATGATGTCGCCGATCGTCGCGATGCTCGGCGGCGTGCTCACGCGCGGCCAGAAGGCGGGCTTGTTTCGAACGGACATCGATCCGCTGCGCTTCTACGTCACGCTGTCGGGCCTCGGCTACTACATCGTGTCGAACCGCTTCACGCTGGCCGCGACGCTCGGCCGCGACTTCAGTACGCCCGACGAGCGTGCCGAGATGGTCAAGCTCAACACCGAGGTCCTGCTCGCGTATCTGTTGCGGCGCTGA
- the rsxB gene encoding electron transport complex subunit RsxB: MTDSKTLADRIEDLLPQTQCTKCGYDGCRPYAEAIAAGTAGYNQCPPGGAEGVARLAALLGKPVIPLNPINGDERPRPLAVIDEQLCIGCTLCMQACPVDAIVGAPKQMHTVLSALCTGCDLCVPPCPVDCIAMVPVTGAQTGWDAWTQPQADAARARHDARLARQQREREAAEARAAARRSHAGAATASPTAPAPGAIPATPGGVATPGVATPGVADDPEAKKRAIIAAALERARKKKEELAARGDAPKNTEGVSAAVQAQIDAAEARRRRLAEAADAKPEPADPTKPSGQS; the protein is encoded by the coding sequence GTGACCGATTCCAAGACCCTCGCGGATCGCATCGAAGATCTGCTGCCCCAGACGCAATGCACGAAGTGCGGCTACGACGGCTGCCGTCCGTACGCCGAAGCGATTGCCGCCGGCACGGCCGGCTACAACCAGTGTCCGCCCGGCGGCGCCGAAGGCGTCGCGCGCCTCGCGGCGCTGCTCGGCAAGCCCGTGATTCCGCTCAATCCCATCAACGGCGACGAACGCCCCCGGCCGCTCGCCGTGATCGACGAACAGCTGTGCATCGGCTGTACGTTGTGCATGCAAGCGTGCCCCGTCGATGCGATCGTCGGCGCACCGAAACAAATGCATACCGTGTTGAGCGCGCTGTGCACGGGCTGCGATCTGTGCGTGCCGCCCTGCCCGGTCGACTGCATCGCGATGGTGCCCGTCACCGGCGCGCAGACCGGCTGGGACGCGTGGACTCAGCCGCAGGCCGACGCCGCGCGCGCGCGCCACGACGCGCGTCTCGCGCGCCAGCAGCGCGAACGCGAGGCAGCCGAGGCCCGCGCGGCCGCGCGGCGCTCGCACGCGGGGGCCGCAACCGCCTCCCCCACCGCGCCCGCGCCGGGCGCGATCCCGGCGACGCCGGGCGGCGTCGCTACGCCGGGCGTCGCTACGCCGGGCGTCGCCGACGATCCGGAAGCGAAGAAACGCGCGATCATCGCCGCCGCGCTCGAACGCGCGCGCAAGAAGAAGGAAGAACTCGCCGCGCGGGGCGACGCGCCGAAGAACACCGAGGGCGTGAGCGCCGCCGTGCAGGCGCAGATCGACGCGGCCGAAGCACGCCGCCGGCGTCTCGCCGAGGCGGCCGACGCCAAGCCCGAGCCCGCCGATCCCACCAAACCGTCCGGCCAGTCCTGA
- the nth gene encoding endonuclease III: MNASKRRAIYETLRSLNPNPTTELEYTTPFELLIAVLLSAQATDVSVNKAMRKMFPVANTPRQIAALGEEGVAEYIKTIGLYRTKAKNVIATCRILLDRFGGEVPADREALESLPGVGRKTANVVLNTAFGHPTVAVDTHIFRVANRTGLAPGKDVRAVEAALEKFTPAEFLQDAHHWLILHGRYVCKARRPECWHCAIEPLCEFRPKTPAPAE; this comes from the coding sequence ATGAACGCATCCAAACGGCGCGCGATCTACGAGACGCTGCGCAGCCTCAACCCGAACCCGACCACCGAACTCGAATACACCACGCCGTTCGAGCTGCTGATCGCCGTGCTGCTGTCGGCGCAGGCGACCGACGTCTCGGTCAACAAGGCGATGCGCAAGATGTTCCCGGTCGCGAACACGCCGCGGCAAATTGCCGCGCTCGGCGAGGAAGGCGTGGCCGAGTACATCAAGACGATCGGCCTGTACCGGACCAAGGCGAAAAACGTGATCGCGACCTGCCGGATCCTGCTCGACCGGTTCGGCGGCGAGGTGCCCGCCGACCGCGAGGCGCTGGAGAGCCTGCCCGGCGTCGGCCGCAAGACCGCCAACGTGGTGCTCAACACCGCGTTCGGCCACCCGACCGTCGCGGTCGACACGCACATCTTCCGGGTGGCGAACCGCACGGGCCTCGCGCCCGGCAAGGACGTGCGCGCGGTCGAGGCCGCGCTCGAGAAATTCACGCCGGCCGAGTTCCTCCAGGACGCGCACCACTGGCTGATCCTGCACGGCCGCTACGTGTGCAAGGCGCGCCGCCCCGAGTGCTGGCACTGCGCGATCGAGCCGCTGTGCGAGTTCCGCCCGAAGACGCCCGCGCCCGCCGAGTGA
- a CDS encoding DUF1841 family protein, which yields MFNPSRDEVRRFFIDAWHKQRTGGILTPLETMAADWIGAHPEYHADLAADGPAAQHDYAPEEGRTNPFLHLSMHLAISEQLSIDQPPGIRAAHDRLAARLGSAHDAHHAIMECLGETIWEAQRTGTPPDTDAYLQRILQRASRD from the coding sequence ATGTTCAATCCGAGCCGCGACGAAGTCCGTCGCTTCTTCATCGACGCCTGGCACAAGCAGCGCACGGGCGGCATCCTCACGCCGCTGGAAACGATGGCCGCCGACTGGATCGGCGCGCACCCCGAATACCACGCCGACCTGGCCGCCGACGGCCCCGCCGCGCAACACGACTACGCGCCCGAGGAAGGCCGCACGAATCCGTTCCTGCACCTGTCGATGCATCTCGCGATCAGCGAGCAGTTGTCGATCGACCAGCCGCCCGGGATCCGCGCCGCGCACGACCGGCTCGCGGCGCGGCTCGGCTCCGCGCACGACGCCCATCACGCGATCATGGAATGTCTCGGCGAGACGATCTGGGAAGCGCAGCGCACCGGCACGCCGCCCGACACCGACGCCTACCTGCAGCGGATCCTGCAGCGCGCGTCGCGCGACTGA
- a CDS encoding c-type cytochrome — translation MKKPHTAFKTAAAFVFAAGFAIGGAHAADVTKGKELVESHNCAACHGAKLDSPINAEYPRLANQHADYMVWAMRQYQMGLSNPLLGRNNAIMQAQVQSLSISDMKDIAAYIESLQGSLTFKK, via the coding sequence ATGAAGAAGCCTCACACGGCATTCAAGACGGCGGCGGCGTTCGTGTTCGCGGCCGGCTTCGCGATCGGCGGCGCGCACGCGGCCGATGTCACGAAGGGCAAGGAACTCGTCGAGTCGCACAACTGCGCGGCCTGCCACGGCGCCAAGCTCGACAGCCCGATCAACGCGGAATACCCGCGCCTCGCCAATCAGCACGCGGACTACATGGTCTGGGCGATGCGCCAGTACCAGATGGGCCTGTCGAACCCGCTGCTCGGCCGCAACAATGCGATCATGCAGGCGCAGGTGCAGAGCCTGTCGATCAGCGACATGAAGGACATCGCGGCCTACATCGAGTCGCTGCAGGGCAGCCTGACCTTCAAGAAATAA
- a CDS encoding c-type cytochrome: MNKFVGKHVVVAALAALAASAQAAGVVGNPKDGAGKAAMCIGCHGIAGYRTAYPEVYRVPILGGQNQQYLENALKAYRKKDRHFPSMNAIAASLTDQDIADLAAYYAAQKPDSKNNPYK, translated from the coding sequence ATGAACAAATTCGTCGGCAAACATGTCGTTGTCGCAGCGCTTGCGGCGCTCGCAGCCAGTGCGCAGGCGGCCGGTGTGGTCGGCAACCCGAAGGACGGGGCAGGCAAGGCCGCGATGTGCATCGGCTGCCACGGCATCGCCGGGTACCGCACGGCTTACCCGGAGGTCTACCGGGTGCCCATCCTCGGCGGCCAGAACCAGCAATACCTGGAAAACGCGCTGAAGGCCTACCGGAAGAAGGATCGCCATTTCCCGTCGATGAACGCGATCGCCGCATCGCTGACGGATCAGGACATCGCCGATCTCGCGGCCTATTACGCGGCGCAGAAGCCCGATTCGAAGAACAATCCCTACAAGTAA
- a CDS encoding AAA family ATPase: MRFEGSPHYVATDDLKLAVNAALTLQRPLLIKGEPGTGKTMLAEEVAAALGMPLLQWHIKSTTKAQQGLYEYDAVSRLRDSQLGDARVQDIANYIVKGVLWQAFEAEAPSVLLIDEIDKADIEFPNDLLRELDRMEFHVYETRELVRAKHRPLVIITSNNEKELPDAFLRRCFFHYIQFPDASTMQRIVDVHYPGIKQELLRAALESFYELRGVAGLKKKPSTSELLDWLKLLLAEDIPPDALRSKDHKQIVPPLAGALLKNEQDVALFERLVYMNRHNR, encoded by the coding sequence ATGCGCTTCGAAGGCTCCCCGCACTACGTCGCCACCGACGATCTCAAGCTCGCGGTGAACGCCGCGCTGACGCTGCAGCGCCCGCTCCTGATCAAGGGCGAGCCCGGCACCGGCAAGACCATGCTGGCCGAGGAGGTCGCGGCCGCGCTCGGCATGCCGCTCCTGCAATGGCACATCAAGTCGACCACCAAGGCGCAGCAGGGCCTCTACGAATACGACGCGGTGTCGCGCCTGCGCGATTCCCAGCTCGGCGACGCGCGCGTGCAGGACATCGCCAACTACATCGTCAAGGGCGTGCTGTGGCAGGCCTTCGAGGCCGAAGCGCCGAGCGTCCTGCTGATCGACGAGATCGACAAGGCCGACATCGAGTTTCCGAACGACCTGCTGCGCGAGCTCGACCGCATGGAGTTCCACGTGTACGAGACCCGCGAGCTGGTGCGCGCGAAGCATCGTCCGCTCGTGATCATCACGTCGAACAACGAGAAGGAGCTGCCCGACGCGTTCCTGCGCCGCTGCTTCTTCCACTACATCCAGTTCCCCGACGCCTCGACCATGCAGCGCATCGTCGACGTGCACTACCCTGGCATCAAGCAGGAGTTGCTGCGCGCCGCGCTCGAGAGCTTCTACGAACTGCGCGGCGTCGCCGGGCTCAAGAAGAAGCCGTCGACCTCCGAGCTGCTCGACTGGCTCAAGCTGCTGCTCGCCGAGGACATCCCGCCCGACGCGCTGCGCTCGAAGGACCACAAGCAGATCGTGCCGCCGCTCGCGGGCGCGCTGCTGAAGAACGAACAGGACGTCGCGCTGTTCGAGCGGCTCGTCTACATGAACCGCCACAACCGCTAG
- a CDS encoding vWA domain-containing protein — MLIDFFYSLRAAKLPVSVKEYLTLLEALKAQVIPPSLDAFYYLSRLTLVKDEQYFDKFDQAFGAYFQGVSALPSNAFEIPLDWLEKRLQRELTPEEKAQIEALGGLDKLMDRLKELFDEQKERHEGGNKWIGTGGTSPFGHGGYNPEGIRIGGPSAGNRTAVKVWEARAYRDYDDAVELGTRNIKVALRRLRRFAREGAAEELDLPGTIRSTAANAGWLDIRMVPERHNNVKVLMLLDVGGSMDDHIKRTEELFSAAKAEFKHLEFYYFHNCVYDHLWKHNRRRHTERTPTWDVLHKFTPDYKLIFVGDATMSPYEVLQPGGSVEYNNPEAGAVWLRRLADQFPHFAWLNPEPERLWEYRQSIAVIREVLGQRMYPLTLAGLETAMRVLSK; from the coding sequence ATGCTGATCGATTTCTTCTATTCGCTGCGCGCCGCCAAGCTGCCGGTGTCGGTCAAGGAATACCTGACCCTGCTCGAAGCGCTGAAGGCGCAGGTGATCCCGCCGTCGCTCGACGCGTTCTACTATCTCTCGCGCTTGACCCTCGTCAAGGACGAGCAATATTTCGACAAGTTCGACCAGGCGTTCGGCGCGTATTTTCAGGGCGTGTCGGCGCTGCCGTCCAACGCCTTCGAGATTCCGCTCGACTGGCTGGAAAAGCGCCTGCAGCGCGAGCTGACGCCCGAGGAGAAGGCCCAGATCGAGGCGCTCGGCGGCCTCGACAAGCTGATGGACCGCCTCAAGGAACTGTTCGACGAGCAGAAGGAGCGCCACGAGGGCGGCAACAAGTGGATCGGCACGGGCGGCACCTCGCCGTTCGGGCACGGCGGCTACAACCCGGAAGGCATCCGCATCGGCGGCCCGTCGGCGGGCAACCGCACCGCGGTCAAGGTCTGGGAGGCGCGCGCCTATCGCGACTACGACGACGCCGTGGAGCTGGGCACCCGCAACATCAAGGTCGCGCTGCGCCGCCTGCGGCGCTTCGCGCGCGAAGGCGCGGCGGAAGAACTCGACCTGCCCGGCACGATCCGCAGCACCGCGGCCAACGCGGGCTGGCTCGACATCAGGATGGTGCCCGAGCGGCACAACAACGTGAAAGTGCTGATGCTGCTCGACGTGGGCGGCTCGATGGACGATCACATCAAGCGCACCGAAGAGCTGTTCTCGGCCGCCAAGGCCGAGTTCAAGCACCTCGAGTTCTACTACTTCCACAACTGCGTGTACGACCACCTGTGGAAGCACAACCGCCGCCGCCACACCGAGCGCACGCCGACCTGGGACGTGCTCCACAAGTTCACGCCCGACTACAAGCTGATCTTCGTCGGCGATGCGACCATGAGCCCCTACGAGGTGCTGCAGCCGGGCGGCTCCGTCGAGTACAACAATCCCGAGGCGGGCGCCGTCTGGCTGCGCCGGCTCGCCGACCAATTCCCGCATTTCGCGTGGCTCAATCCCGAGCCCGAGCGGCTGTGGGAGTACCGGCAATCGATCGCGGTCATCCGCGAGGTGCTCGGCCAGCGCATGTATCCGCTCACGCTCGCCGGCCTCGAAACCGCGATGCGCGTCCTCAGCAAATAA
- a CDS encoding benzoate/H(+) symporter BenE family transporter, producing the protein MTRPPAPDLSPAAAARPAPPRFFADTSLSALVAGFVAMMTGYTSSLVLMFQAGRAAHLSDAQISSWIWALSIGMALTTIGLSLRFRAPIVVAWSTPGAALLVASLPGVPYAEAIGAFIVCALLLTAVGVSGLFDTLMRRIPAGIAAALLAGILFEIGIEIFRAAQFQTALVLVMFFVYLLVKRAAPRYAIVTTLLAGCIAAGALGLLDFSHFHIALAQPVFTMPSFSLSAVVSIGIPLFVVAMASQNVPGIAVLRADGYATPSSPLIATTGLASLALAPFGSHGVNLAAITAAICTGPEAHEARDKRYTAAVWCGLFYLVAGVFGATIAALFAALPKALVVSVAALALFGSIMSGLTNAMQEPRQREAALVTFMVTASGLTLLSIGSAFWGLVAGVLTQVLLNARRPA; encoded by the coding sequence ATGACCCGACCGCCCGCCCCCGACCTGTCGCCGGCCGCCGCCGCACGCCCCGCGCCGCCGCGCTTTTTCGCGGACACGTCGCTGTCGGCGCTCGTCGCGGGCTTCGTCGCGATGATGACGGGCTATACCAGTTCGCTCGTGCTGATGTTCCAGGCGGGCCGCGCCGCGCACCTGAGCGACGCGCAGATCTCGTCGTGGATCTGGGCGCTGTCGATCGGCATGGCGCTGACGACGATCGGCCTGTCGCTGCGGTTTCGCGCGCCCATCGTGGTCGCGTGGTCGACCCCGGGCGCGGCGCTCCTCGTCGCATCGCTGCCGGGCGTGCCGTATGCGGAGGCGATCGGCGCGTTCATCGTCTGCGCGCTGCTGCTGACCGCGGTCGGCGTGAGCGGGCTGTTCGACACGCTGATGCGCCGGATTCCGGCCGGCATCGCCGCCGCGCTGCTCGCCGGGATCCTGTTCGAGATCGGCATCGAGATCTTTCGCGCCGCGCAGTTCCAGACCGCGCTCGTGCTCGTGATGTTCTTCGTCTACCTGCTCGTGAAGCGCGCGGCGCCGCGCTACGCGATCGTCACGACCCTGCTCGCCGGCTGTATCGCGGCGGGCGCGCTCGGCCTGCTCGACTTCAGCCATTTCCATATCGCGCTCGCGCAACCGGTATTCACGATGCCGTCGTTCTCGCTCTCGGCCGTCGTCAGCATCGGCATCCCGCTGTTCGTGGTCGCGATGGCCTCGCAGAACGTGCCCGGCATCGCGGTGCTGCGCGCGGACGGCTACGCCACGCCGTCGTCCCCGTTGATCGCGACCACCGGCCTCGCGTCGCTCGCGCTCGCGCCGTTCGGCTCGCACGGCGTCAATCTCGCGGCCATCACGGCGGCGATCTGCACCGGCCCGGAAGCGCATGAGGCGCGCGACAAGCGCTACACGGCCGCGGTCTGGTGCGGCCTGTTCTATCTTGTCGCCGGCGTGTTCGGCGCCACCATCGCGGCGCTGTTCGCCGCGCTGCCGAAAGCCCTCGTCGTGTCGGTCGCGGCGCTCGCGCTGTTCGGCTCGATCATGAGCGGCCTCACGAACGCGATGCAGGAGCCGCGCCAGCGCGAAGCGGCGCTCGTCACCTTCATGGTGACCGCGTCCGGCCTCACGCTGCTGTCGATCGGCTCCGCGTTCTGGGGGCTCGTCGCGGGCGTGCTCACGCAGGTGCTCCTGAACGCGCGCCGGCCGGCCTGA